From Montipora foliosa isolate CH-2021 chromosome 6, ASM3666993v2, whole genome shotgun sequence, a single genomic window includes:
- the LOC138004929 gene encoding uncharacterized protein, with amino-acid sequence MPDRCVAASCSNVADPSKGIFVHTIPFFGDSRPEAIKRRKKWVDFVKAKRAKWEPTKHSAVCSVHFKPDDYVFQYVLVPTLGKPSVQRLKRDKIGIVVFPTVHAIDVDTSLPLSERTKRKIVRDALTETSAPSSPVILSPENPPVEEELARIDLEDEKPAQQIEEVPLSIDERTETPDAAKDVEKQMAGEEATETEDSEVPHSDYEEHVELDGDEETEGEGDSQTEYEDETGTATETETETEEEIEKSNKLLLAGTNLRTEPKHIVFLSQLLLQFCHVCKAENPELVAKQVGTEAVITTNCFNPKCPKKVNTWHSQPAMPNSQIPAGNFLLCMAVLLAGGFATKVFQVFNHMGLCCVSLKTFFKYQQSKLFPTILIYWERYQAKLLAKVKAVSEGVSIAGDGRHDSMGHSAKFGAYTMFCCTIPMIKHFVLIQRNQAGSSNAMEFMGFKECINFLLGYGIIITSFISDRHVSIASHMKKVLTGITHYFDIWHLKKKIRKVLSKIAKEKGCEALSEWIKPCENHLYWSGASTYCGNGQVIYAKFKAFLSHIVNKHSSLPDVLFNKCAHGVIKPRKWLNGGSVVYEKLCTALTNNSLVKGIKQASPFAQTSCLEGFHSLLNQFAPKMIAYSYVGMYYRHILAIVHFNSNLQREVKKKEDGVERVKVSYPKFKNGEATVRNARIVQNFGKQHFYILVPLLHM; translated from the exons ATGCCTGATAGGTGTGTTGCTGCGAGTTGCAGCAATGTCGCGGATCCTTCCAAAGGCATATTTGTGCACACCATACCTTTCTTTGGTGATTCTCGACCCGAGGCTATTAAACGTCGCAAGAAATGGGTTGATTTCGTCAAAGCAAAACGGGCCAAATGGGAACCAACGAAGCACTCTGCAGTCTGTTCAGTGCACTTTAAGCCGGACGATTACGTCTTCCAGTACGTTTTGGTGCCAACACTAGGCAAGCCTTCCGTGCAAAGGCTAAAAAGGGACAAGATCGGAATTGTTGTTTTTCCGACGGTTCACGCGATTGATGTTGACACATCTTTGCCACTAAGCGAAAGGACAAAAAGAAAG ATTGTACGAGATGCTCTTACAGAAACATCGGCGCCTAGCTCGCCGGTGATACTGTCTCCCGAAAATCCGCCTGTGGAAGAGGAATTGGCCCGGATAGACTTGGAGGACGAAAAACCAGCTCAGCAGATCGAAGAAGTTCCATTGTCAATCGATGAACGGACTGAGACTCCAGATG CAGCAAAGGACGTTGAGAAGCAAATGGCTGGCGAAGAAGCCACTGAGACTGAGGATTCAGAGGTTCCACACAGTGATTATGAAGAACATGTCGAGTTGGATGGAGATGAAGAGACAGAAGGTGAAGGTGACAGTCAGACAGAGTATGAGGACGAAACAGGAACTGCGACAGAAACTGAAACGGAGACAgaggaagaaattgaaaaaagtaACAA GTTATTATTGGCTGGTACAAATTTGAGGACAGAACCCAAGCATATCGTATTTCTCAGCCAATTGTTGCTTCAATTCTGTCATGTTTGCAAGGCAGAAAATCCAGAGCTGGTGGCCAAGCAAGTTGGAACAGAGGCTGTCATAACCACTAACTGTTTCAACCCTAAATGCCCTAAAAAAGTAAATACATGGCACAGCCAGCCTGCAATGCCAAATTCACAGATACCAGCAGGAAATTTCCTCCTATGTATGGCTGTCCTTTTGGCTGGAGGTTTCGCAACAAAagtgtttcaagttttcaatcATATGGGCCTTTGCTGTGTTTCTCTTAAAACATTCTTCAAATACCAACAG AGCAAATTGTTTCCAACAATATTAATCTACTGGGAAAGGTATCAAGCAAAGTTGCTAGCCAAAGTTAAAGCTGTCAGTGAAGGAGTTTCCATTGCTGGTGATGGCAGGCATGATAGCATGGGGCATAGTGCAAAGTTTGGTGCATATACCATGTTCTGTTGCACTATCCCCATGATCAAACACTTTGTTTTAATTCAG CGAAACCAGGCAGGAAGCAGCAATGCGATGGAGTTTATGGGGTTCAAAGAATGCATCAACTTCCTCCTTGGTTATggcataataataacaagttTTATATCAGACCGTCACGTTAGCATTGCATCTCATATGAAGAAGGTGTTAACTGGAATAACACATTACTTTGACATTTGGCATTTGAAGAAAA AAATCAGGAAAGTGTTGAGCaaaattgcaaaagaaaaaggctGTGAAGCACTATCTGAATGGATAAAGCCTTGTGAAAATCACCTATATTGGAGTGGGGCATCTACGTATTGTGGCAATGGACAGGTCATCTATGCAAAATTTAAGGCATTCCTGAGCCATATTGTAAATAAACATTCCTCACTGCCTGATGTTCTGTTCAACAAATGTGCTCATGGAGTAATAAAACCAAGAAAGTGGCTTAATGGCG GTTCTGTTGTATATGAGAAGCTGTGCACAGCGCTGACCAACAACAGTCTTGTAAAGGGGATTAAGCAAGCCTCACCTTTTGCACAGACAAGCTGTCTTGAGGGTTTTCACTCCCTTTTAAACCAGTTTGCACCAAAGATGATAGCCTATTCCTATGTTGGCATGTATTACAG ACACATCCTGGCAATAGTCCATTTCAATTCTAACCTCCAAAGAGAAGTGAAAAAGAAAGAGGATGGTGTGGAACGGGTAAAGGTGTCGTACCCAAAGTTCAAAAATGGGGAAGCCACTGTGCGTAATGCAAGAATTGTACAGAACTTTGGTAAGCAGCATTTCTATATCTTAGTACCTTTGTTACACATGTAA
- the LOC138004931 gene encoding uncharacterized protein, protein MKAVSSFSDHLNSINPHIRLTSEEEKNGRISFLDTCLHLKEDGSTKVTVYRKPTHTDQYLNFHSNHHLQHKRAVVNTLLLRAQTLVSEEVDRVTEIRHVKQALKANNYPDWMLTLPNTASVSRVYEESVKERRIYASVPYIKGTSERLQRTFKSYEVTLVHKLFNSLRSQLVRVKDKTENLKKCGTVYHIHCEQCDKDYVGETARLFETRIKEHLSRNSSAVNEHCKLTGHSVGSSKIKVLATENNTFKRRIREAIEIRLRKPSLNRDNGFELASIYDTILAPWRPLYNPS, encoded by the coding sequence ATGAAGGCAGTGAGCTCATTTTCCGATCACCTCAATTCCATCAATCCACACATTCGGCTCACTTCGGAAGAAGAAAAGAACGGCAGAATTTCATTTCTGGACACCTGCCTTCACCTGAAAGAGGATGGTTCAACGAAGGTCACCGTATATCGGAAACCCACTCATACTGATCAATATCTGAATTTTCATTCTAACCACCACCTGCAACATAAAAGAGCTGTAGTTAACACTCTGCTGCTTCGAGCTCAGACCTTGGTGTCTGAAGAGGTTGACAGGGTAACGGAAATTCGACACGTCAAGCAAGCCTTGAAAGCCAACAACTATCCTGATTGGATGCTTACACTACCGAACACTGCATCTGTTTCGAGAGTTTACGAAGAATCCGTTAAGGAAAGGAGAATTTATGCTTCAGTGCCATACATCAAGGGCACTTCGGAACGCCTCCAAAGAACATTTAAATCATACGAGGTCACACTTGTCCACAAGCTTTTCAATTCCTTAAGATCACAACTGGTTCGTGTTAAGGATAAAACAGAAAACCTTAAAAAGTGCGGAACAGTCTATCACATCCATTGCGAACAATGTGACAAAGATTATGTGGGCGAAACTGCTCGGTTATTTGAAACTCGGATAAAGGAACATCTCTCAAGGAATTCGTCAGCTGTTAATGAACATTGCAAGCTCACGGGTCACTCAGTGGGTTCCAGCAAAATAAAAGTTCTTGCCACGGAGAATAACACATTCAAACGCCGCATAAGGGAGGCAATTGAGATAAGATTACGTAAGCCGTCTTTGAATAGAGACAATGGCTTCGAATTAGCCAGTATCTATGACACAATTTTAGCCCCCTGGAGACCATTATATAACCCTTCTTaa